TAAAAAGGAGGCCTatgccaaaattttcattgCCAATTACCTATGAATGGTTTTCTCAATATTTGAGTGGTAATCTAATTACTATAACTCGGTTGTGGGTTGTTGAGGTTCTTATGAGCTTTAGTAACTTTCTTCACTTCAGAGAGTTTATGCGATTCATTGGGTGAGGCTAGATCAGTACTCCTCAGTTGAGAAAGCTTATACAGATGGAGTAAGACGTTTGGAGAAATTAGTGGCTAGAGTACACGACATTGACGTGTGAGTAACTGTTGTACTTATTTTATCTATGAGtacattttccttttgtagTTTCATTTAGACCATATTGATCCAATTTGCAATTGTTAGCCCAAGGCTATCTCCAGGTTCCATGAATCTGCATACTCGCCAATTTGGTCCTCCATTAAAGAACTCGAACATGACAAGCGAGGCTTACAAGAACATAGTAAATCATGCAAAAGAACATATAGTCGCAGGGGATATTTTCCAGATTGTATTAAGTCAACGATTTGAACGCCGAACATTTGCTGACCCATTTGAAGTTTATAGAGCCTTGAGGACTGTAAATCCCAGTCCATATTTGACTTATTTGCAGGTTTGTGTCTTTTTCCTTGTGAAtctctttttaatttggcCAATATTTGTAGGTTTAGGATTACAATGGTGACTTTTATCTATATCCACGTAGGCTAGAGGGTGTATCCTGGTTGCTTCAAGTCCAGAAATTCTAATGAGTGCAAAAAAGGTAAATAtaacatacaatttttatACATTTGTTTAGTTTTCTAGTGTTTTTCCTTGGTGAAATGGGAATGTTCATATTTCTAATgtgataaacagaaaaagataATCAATCGGCCATTAGCTGGAACTTGTAGAAGAGGGAAGACATCTGTAGAAGATCAAATGTTAGAAGAGCAGCTACTTGATGATGAAAAGCAATGCGCAGAGCACATCATGCTGGTTGATCTGGGTCGGAATGACGTTGGAAAGGTTTCTCTTAAACAATTACCTAATCTTGTGAACATTATTGTGCAATCACTCAACTTTCAGCTCTTCCTTAACTTATATATAATGTCCTGGTTGgataaaaataattgcaagTCATCTTTCATGTTATGCATACTCCATTGTTGCTTGTTCAAGTTGATTATTGGAAACTAAAatgtcaaaatttttaaacttGTATTGGTAATGTGGCTTGATATAGGTCTGCAAATTCGGCTCCGTGAAGGTAGATAGATTGATGGAAATTGAACGGTATTCCCATGTAATGCACATAAGCTCCACGGTAAGACTATATGCCTTTAGATGATGTTAAAGGAATTACTTGTCACTGCAGTTCTCTGTACTTGTTCAAATTATGTGCGACATTAGGTTGCCAATGGAAGGAAATTGATGTATTGTTTGTgaaacctttttttattttttttatttttattttttaataaataaatttccgGCAACTTCCTCTTTCTCCGATTTGGTTGAGTTTGGGGTCGGTTAGGGCTTTTGTATTCCGACCTCTCCTCCTTCCTTTGATCACAATGTGCACTCAGATCCAAATGTTGTGGTTTCTAAATGTTCcataattaaggaaaaaattaCTTTTACAATCTGTTTTTGGTATAGAATTACTTAGAATCTGCTTCCAGTGAAAATATCACAATCTCTGGTGCAGGTTACGGGAGAGCTGCAAGATGATCTCACTTGTTGGGATGCCCTGCGAGCTGCATTGCCTGTCGGAACTGTTAGTGGTGCACCAAAGGTTGCCAGTTAACTTTTACTTCTTCCCTTTGCAATTTACCTTCCTAAAGTTCTAGAAATCTTCTCCTCAATCTTATCATCGTTGTGATCTAATGTAGGTGAAGGCCATGGAGTTGATTGATGAGCTGGAGGTAGCAAGGCGTGGCCCGTACAGCGGTGGATTTGGAGCGGTTTCCTTTTCTGGTGATATGGACATTGCGCTAGCTCTAAGGACCATGGTATTTACAACAGGATCCCGTTTCGACACATTGTACTCTTACAAAGATGCCAGCCAGCGCCGGGAATGGGTCGCTCATCTTCAAGCTGGTGCTGGTATTGTGGCTGACAGTGATCCCGATGACGAAAACCAAGAGTGCCAGAACAAAGCTGCTGGTCTTGCTCGTGCCATTGACTTGGCTGAGGCAGCATTTGTTGATCAATGATGTCTGTTTTGATGGCTCAAGTAGATGGAGCTGTGACCTTCAACAACTTGTTTATGAAGTGAAGTTCTCAGGCACCCACAGTTAATGTCAACTTGTCAAGAGAAAGATAGTATACATAGTTCGTAATATGCGTTCAGTAACCAAAGGCAGAACTCTTAAAAGAGTAGGAATAATACGCATGATATTGTATAATATTTACCTTTCAATATAATAAAAGGGTTCGGATTTCGAACTCAATTTAATGGATTGCCCCAAAAATTCTGAAATATCTGAATCTCCTTTCTAAATTCACCTCAAATCACAATTGgctaaaaatattttacagTAAAAATATAAACCTGCATCTGATTTTAGCTCAAGTGGCGTGGTTTGGGTTTTGCTTATGTTCAGGTCTTCAGAAAGgggggaaaaataagaaaagaaaaacacccatggttttttttaaacatcCCTTGGCGTGCATAATTTTTCTGGTGAAGTGATCACCAATGGCTGTAGAAGACTCGATAACCTCAAAATCATGACTTGCAATCTAATAAAATACTGTTATGActaagaacaaagaaaaaaaaggtcattcgAATTCGACCAAGGGATGGCCAGCATTTATTTAACACCAAAGCAATTATTTGATCAGATTACTTGACTAAGATTTTCAATACGGAATTAAAAGCAAAGACGGCTTGGTAATTAGGGTGAACTCTGCATGAATTCTGAAGTCTAATCTACTAAGGCAAGGGGATATTTAACACTAATGCCTGCCGTCCTCATTGTGGGCTTCTGCATGAACTCTGAAGTCTGATCTACTCAGGCAGCTGCCGCAGGCTTGTGCTTACTGAGATTGCTAAACCTGCTTTGATTGCCTTCAAGGATGCCatagatgatgatgatgttctTGGAGCACACTAAGCTCATGGAATAACTCACTTAGCTTTGATTCGTGTCAACCGGCCTCGTATAGTTGCCAGCCAACATTGTCAGAGAGTAACCGTCCTCAACCTAGAATTCCAGAGATGGGGGAACTGTTGACACCTTGTGTAGGAATATGCTCACCCATGTTGCAAGAAATAC
The Prunus dulcis chromosome 2, ALMONDv2, whole genome shotgun sequence DNA segment above includes these coding regions:
- the LOC117617736 gene encoding anthranilate synthase alpha subunit 1, chloroplastic-like, translating into MQAPCISRRLVPASHRLSPVPVIGISSRSSTSLACVPRTKCCSLSNQSLANDVKKFEEASKKGNLVPLSKCIFSDHLTPVLAYRCLVKEDDREAPSFLFESVEQNNQGRYSVVGAQPTMEIVAKENKVTIMDHEERCLTEEVVEDPMAIPRRISETWSPQLIDDLPDAFCGGWVGYFSYDTVRYVERRRLPFSKAPKDDRNLPDMHLGLYDDVIVFDHVEKRVYAIHWVRLDQYSSVEKAYTDGVRRLEKLVARVHDIDVPRLSPGSMNLHTRQFGPPLKNSNMTSEAYKNIVNHAKEHIVAGDIFQIVLSQRFERRTFADPFEVYRALRTVNPSPYLTYLQARGCILVASSPEILMSAKKKKIINRPLAGTCRRGKTSVEDQMLEEQLLDDEKQCAEHIMLVDLGRNDVGKVCKFGSVKVDRLMEIERYSHVMHISSTVTGELQDDLTCWDALRAALPVGTVSGAPKVKAMELIDELEVARRGPYSGGFGAVSFSGDMDIALALRTMVFTTGSRFDTLYSYKDASQRREWVAHLQAGAGIVADSDPDDENQECQNKAAGLARAIDLAEAAFVDQ